A single region of the Yersinia entomophaga genome encodes:
- the ispH gene encoding 4-hydroxy-3-methylbut-2-enyl diphosphate reductase, whose translation MQILLANPRGFCAGVDRAISIVERALEMYGAPIYVRHEVVHNRYVVDSLRQRGAIFIEEISEVPDGSILIFSAHGVSQAVRAEARSRQLTMLFDATCPLVTKVHMEVARASRKGKEAILIGHAGHPEVEGTMGQYSNPEGGMYLVESPADVWTLEVKNEDNLCFMTQTTLSVDDTSEVIDALHKRFPKIIGPRKDDICYATTNRQEAVRNLADKADVVLVVGSKNSSNSNRLAELAQRMGKAAYLIGSADDIQEIWLNNVSCIGVTAGASAPDILVRQVIARLQDLGAGHSIELSGREENIVFEVPKELRVNVKQVD comes from the coding sequence ATGCAAATACTGCTGGCTAATCCACGAGGCTTTTGCGCCGGAGTCGATAGAGCTATCAGCATTGTAGAACGCGCGTTGGAGATGTACGGCGCGCCGATCTATGTTCGTCATGAAGTGGTGCATAATCGCTACGTGGTGGATAGCCTGCGCCAGCGCGGAGCCATCTTTATCGAGGAAATATCGGAAGTGCCAGATGGCTCTATTCTGATATTTTCTGCCCATGGCGTTTCCCAGGCCGTTCGGGCAGAAGCCCGCTCGCGCCAGTTGACGATGCTGTTTGATGCGACCTGTCCGTTAGTGACCAAGGTTCATATGGAAGTGGCTCGTGCCAGCCGTAAGGGCAAAGAGGCGATTCTGATTGGACATGCGGGCCACCCGGAAGTGGAAGGCACCATGGGACAATACAGTAACCCGGAAGGGGGAATGTATCTGGTGGAATCGCCAGCGGACGTGTGGACGCTGGAAGTAAAAAACGAAGATAATCTGTGCTTTATGACGCAAACCACTTTGTCGGTTGATGATACGTCTGAAGTGATAGATGCGCTGCATAAACGCTTCCCTAAGATTATCGGTCCGCGTAAAGATGATATTTGCTACGCTACCACTAACCGACAGGAAGCGGTGCGCAATCTGGCGGATAAAGCGGACGTGGTTTTGGTCGTCGGCTCGAAAAACTCGTCTAACTCGAACCGTTTAGCCGAATTGGCACAACGGATGGGCAAAGCGGCTTATCTCATTGGCTCTGCTGATGATATACAAGAAATTTGGCTGAACAATGTTTCCTGCATCGGTGTGACTGCTGGAGCCTCAGCGCCGGATATTCTGGTACGGCAAGTCATTGCTCGCCTGCAAGATCTGGGGGCGGGTCACTCAATTGAACTGAGTGGCAGGGAAGAGAATATTGTTTTCGAAGTGCCAAAAGAGCTTAGGGTTAACGTAAAGCAGGTCGACTAA
- the dapB gene encoding 4-hydroxy-tetrahydrodipicolinate reductase: protein MTDSAIRVAIVGAGGRMGRQLIQAVHQIPGVTLGAALERKGSSLVGTDAGELAGIGLLNIKVADDVAEAINSFDILVDFTRPEGSLAHLALCRQHGKGMVIGTTGFDEAGKAAISAAAADIAIVFAANFSVGVNLVLKLLEKAAKVMGDYADIEIIEAHHRHKVDAPSGTALAMGEAIAETLGRDLKDCAVYSREGYTGERKEGTIGFATVRAGDIVGEHTAMFADIGERVEITHKATSRMTFANGAIKSAIWLSTQDKGLFDMRDVLGLNDL, encoded by the coding sequence ATGACTGATTCAGCAATTCGTGTCGCTATTGTCGGTGCCGGTGGCCGTATGGGGCGACAATTGATTCAGGCCGTGCATCAAATTCCTGGAGTAACTCTGGGTGCTGCGCTGGAGCGCAAAGGTTCGTCACTGGTAGGCACTGATGCCGGCGAACTGGCCGGTATAGGGTTGCTAAATATCAAGGTGGCAGATGATGTTGCCGAAGCAATAAACAGCTTTGATATCCTTGTGGACTTTACTCGTCCAGAAGGCTCGTTGGCGCATTTGGCTCTGTGCCGCCAGCACGGAAAAGGTATGGTTATTGGTACGACTGGCTTTGATGAAGCTGGCAAAGCTGCGATTAGCGCCGCGGCGGCAGATATTGCGATTGTTTTTGCGGCCAATTTTAGCGTAGGCGTCAATCTGGTCCTTAAGCTGTTAGAGAAGGCCGCTAAAGTCATGGGTGACTACGCCGATATCGAAATTATTGAAGCTCACCACCGCCATAAAGTCGATGCGCCTTCGGGCACTGCGTTGGCGATGGGAGAAGCGATTGCGGAAACGTTAGGGCGCGATTTAAAAGACTGCGCCGTTTATAGTCGCGAAGGTTATACCGGCGAGCGTAAGGAAGGGACTATCGGTTTTGCTACCGTCCGTGCGGGGGATATTGTGGGTGAGCATACTGCGATGTTTGCAGATATTGGCGAACGGGTTGAGATCACCCATAAAGCGACCAGTCGTATGACTTTTGCTAATGGAGCAATTAAATCCGCAATCTGGCTATCAACTCAGGATAAAGGATTGTTTGATATGCGAGATGTCTTGGGTTTAAACGATTTATAA
- the carA gene encoding glutamine-hydrolyzing carbamoyl-phosphate synthase small subunit, which translates to MIKSALLVLEDGTQFHGRAIGAEGSAVGEVVFNTSMTGYQEILTDPSYSRQIVTLTYPHIGNVGTNAADEESSAVHAQGLVIRDLPLIASNYRNEEGLSEYLKRRNIVAIADIDTRKLTRLLREKGAQNGCIIAGDLTDAAVALEKAKAFPGLKGMDLAKEVTTKEAYTWLQGSWTLEGELPAAKKAEELPFHVVAYDYGVKRNILRMLVDRGCRLTVVPAQTPAEDVLKLNPDGIFLSNGPGDPEPCDYAITAIKRFLETDIPVFGICLGHQLLALASGAKTVKMKFGHHGGNHPVKDLDGNCVMITAQNHGFAVDETSLPATLRTTHTSLFDGSLQGIHRTDKAAFSFQGHPEASPGPHDAAPLFDHFIELIEAYRASSSASTNSK; encoded by the coding sequence TTGATTAAGTCAGCGCTATTGGTTCTCGAAGACGGAACCCAATTTCACGGTCGGGCCATCGGGGCAGAAGGTTCGGCAGTGGGGGAAGTGGTCTTCAATACGTCGATGACCGGTTATCAAGAAATCCTCACTGATCCTTCCTATTCCCGCCAGATCGTTACTCTTACTTATCCCCATATCGGCAATGTCGGCACCAACGCCGCCGATGAAGAATCCTCCGCAGTACACGCCCAAGGTCTTGTTATCCGCGACCTGCCACTGATTGCCAGCAACTACCGTAATGAAGAAGGCTTATCCGAATATCTCAAACGCCGCAACATCGTTGCGATTGCAGATATCGATACCCGTAAGCTGACTCGTTTACTGCGTGAGAAAGGCGCTCAGAACGGTTGCATCATCGCTGGCGACCTGACGGATGCGGCTGTGGCACTGGAAAAAGCTAAAGCTTTCCCCGGTCTGAAAGGGATGGATTTAGCAAAAGAGGTCACGACCAAAGAAGCTTACACCTGGCTGCAGGGGAGCTGGACGCTGGAAGGCGAACTACCGGCGGCGAAAAAAGCTGAAGAATTACCTTTCCATGTAGTGGCTTACGATTATGGCGTAAAGCGTAATATTCTGCGTATGCTGGTGGATCGTGGCTGCCGTCTGACGGTTGTTCCAGCGCAGACTCCGGCGGAAGACGTGCTGAAGCTGAATCCAGACGGGATCTTCCTGTCCAACGGCCCGGGCGATCCGGAACCCTGCGACTACGCCATTACCGCGATTAAACGTTTTCTCGAAACCGATATTCCAGTCTTTGGAATCTGTTTAGGTCACCAACTGCTGGCACTGGCCAGCGGCGCAAAAACGGTAAAAATGAAGTTTGGCCACCACGGCGGCAACCATCCGGTGAAAGATTTGGATGGCAACTGCGTGATGATTACCGCACAAAACCACGGCTTCGCGGTGGATGAAACCTCATTACCTGCCACTTTACGTACAACCCACACTTCGTTATTCGATGGTTCTCTGCAAGGTATCCATCGTACTGATAAAGCAGCGTTCAGCTTCCAGGGGCACCCTGAAGCGAGCCCGGGGCCACATGATGCCGCTCCGCTGTTTGACCACTTTATCGAACTGATTGAAGCCTACCGCGCATCATCATCAGCAAGCACTAATAGCAAGTAA